A stretch of Henckelia pumila isolate YLH828 chromosome 4, ASM3356847v2, whole genome shotgun sequence DNA encodes these proteins:
- the LOC140863254 gene encoding uncharacterized protein, whose amino-acid sequence MPKTELSDAESSEAISSEEEFENQTASEKNGEGNLIQYERERLKRIEENKRRMEALGLHKMANSFMGSVQKAHKKHNEKKGKKKMVDEDEEYNPTEEERSSSDEEEEEFSGSGKKKGKRSTSTPKKYGSAKKLTFTSDFVDDNDLMQAIALSLQDSAGFLDVKSNCFPKSSGANPRNNSPSTASGVIFTDSSSDKRNENLSVQNDSQKRKRKKPITRRVQMSEDEVLIHFFQFDETGNGGFFLRDLRRLAAAHDFTWSEKDMADMIHLLDSDGDGKITLDDFRKIVCRCKMLKGSDQGTNG is encoded by the exons ATGCCCAAAACAGAATTATCAGATGCCGAATCATCGGAAGCTATCTCATCAGAAGaagaatttgaaaatcaaacagCAAGTGAAAAGAACGGTGAGGGAAATCTGATACAATATGAGAGGGAGAgattgaagagaattgaagagAACAAACGGAGAATGGAGGCTTTGGGATTGCACAAAATGGCAAATTCTTTTATGGGTTCTGTTCAAAAAGCGCATAAGAAGCATAACGAGAAAAAGGGTAAGAAAAAAATGGTTGATGAAGATGAAGAGTACAACCCAACCGAAGAGGAAAGGAGCTCTTCGGACGAAGAAGAAGAGGAATTTTCCGGGTCTGGGAAGAAAAAG GGGAAGAGGAGCACTTCAACTCCCAAGAAGTATGGCTCTGCTAAAAAGCTTACATTCACCTCTGATTTTGTGGATGATAACGATTTGATGCAG GCAATTGCTTTGTCACTTCAAGATTCTGCAGGGTTTTTAGATGTAAAAAGCAATTGTTTTCCCAAAAGTTCTGGTGCAAATCCTAGGAATAATTCACCTTCGACAGCCTCTGGCGTGATTTTCACAGATTCATCAAGTGATAAAAGAAACGAAAATCTCTCCGTCCAGAATGATTCACAAAAGAGGAAGAGAAAAAAACCA ATTACAAGACGTGTGCAAATGTCTGAAGATGAAGTGCTTATACACTTCTTTCAGTTTGATG AAACTGGGAATGGGGGATTCTTTCTAAGAGATCTACGCAGGCTAGCCGCAGCTCATGATTTTACATGGTCAGAAAAGGATATGGCAGATATGATACATCTCTTAGACAGTGATGGAGATGGAAAG ATTACTCTTGATGACTTCCGCAAGATCGTATGTCGATGCAAAATGCTAAAAGGATCCGATCAGGGCACCAACG GGTAA
- the LOC140865740 gene encoding scarecrow-like protein 6: MPLPFDSEGTGVLDLELILRNRGFFSDYCNKSYFFNGDCGEPTSVLDSARVPSRPSSSSTLSSSFGGGGGGGGASTDTAGVVAVSDTNPSPRWLKDSTTATSSNAGGADTQLLPVPPSIEIETHCEGGGAEKCGMEGWESVFSGSVAPSPSQEQSIFRWIMGDVEGPALGSLNKVLQIGGGSSTAAEFESGGGFGLMDQSFGGDQFGAIPTSQLSSNLHANLVYPSISNNLGSFALHQQPTYDSPAEMKSPICNPQLLLNQNQTPNSLFFLPLTYPQHQEPDFFASPQAKRLNSGSIGGFLELPGGHISKGSSFLPPQNLHQSPIEPGSNSKIGSVEQQAIDQLYKVAELVQTGNHVLAQGILARLNHQFSPIGKPFQRAAFYCKEALQMLLHTNNNINMSTFNSSPYSLVFKIGAYKAFSEISPLVQFTNFTSNQAILEALDGFDRIHIVDFDIGYGGQWASLMHELAFKGTGLTLLKITAVVSPSTHDQIELGLARDNLIQFAGEINLEFEFEVMSVDSLNSSSWSPSFLTSGNEAVAVNLPFGSFMNHQLSIPLVLHRVKQLSPRIVASVNEGCDRTDLSFPGRVIHSVRSNSSLLESLDAVSMNTDTLQKIERFWIQPGIQKSIMGHFRAEKPQHWRNAFVSSGFTPATFSNITESQAEWVVKRTPVRGFHLEKDQSSLVLCWQKMELISASAWRC; this comes from the coding sequence ATGCCCTTACCCTTTGATTCTGAGGGGACGGGGGTGTTAGATTTGGAGCTGATTTTGAGAAACAGAGGTTTCTTCTCTGATTATTGCAACAAAAGTTACTTCTTCAACGGTGATTGTGGTGAGCCTACTTCTGTCCTGGATTCTGCGCGGGTTCCTAGTCGCCCTTCATCTTCCTCAACCCTGAGTTCTTCTTTCGGCGGCGGCGGAGGTGGTGGTGGTGCTTCTACAGACACGGCGGGGGTAGTGGCTGTTTCCGACACAAACCCATCTCCCAGATGGCTGAAAGACTCTACTACTGCCACCAGCTCCAATGCTGGAGGAGCTGATACCCAACTCCTCCCTGTTCCTCCGTCTATCGAGATCGAAACCCACTGTGAGGGAGGAGGTGCGGAGAAATGTGGTATGGAGGGCTGGGAGAGTGTGTTTTCAGGGTCTGTGGCCCCGTCACCCAGCCAAGAACAATCCATTTTCAGGTGGATCATGGGAGATGTCGAAGGCCCTGCGTTGGGAAGTCTGAATAAGGTTCTTCAGATCGGCGGCGGCAGTTCAACCGCGGCGGAGTTCGAGTCTGGTGGTGGTTTCGGGCTTATGGATCAAAGCTTTGGTGGAGACCAATTTGGTGCGATTCCTACGAGCCAattatcttcaaatcttcatgcTAATCTTGTGTACCCTTCTATATCTAACAATCTAGGATCTTTTGCTCTTCATCAGCAACCTACTTACGATTCTCCTGCAGAAATGAAGTCTCCCATTTGCAATCCACAGCTTCTGTTAAACCAAAACCAAACCCCGAATTCATTGTTTTTCTTACCTCTAACATATCCGCAGCATCAAGAACCAGACTTTTTCGCATCACCTCAGGCCAAAAGGCTCAATTCTGGCTCCATTGGCGGATTCCTCGAGCTTCCCGGTGGCCATATCTCTAAAGGGTCTTCTTTTTTGCCTCCACAGAATCTGCATCAAAGCCCAATTGAGCCAGGTTCGAACTCGAAAATCGGTAGTGTGGAACAGCAGGCGATCGACCAGCTATACAAGGTAGCAGAGCTAGTCCAGACGGGGAATCATGTACTCGCGCAAGGGATATTGGCGCGGCTCAATCACCAGTTCTCTCCCATTGGTAAGCCTTTCCAAAGGGCTGCTTTTTACTGTAAGGAGGCATTGCAAATGCTCCTTCACACGAATAACAACATCAACATGTCTACCTTTAATTCTTCGCCATATAGTCTCGTTTTCAAGATTGGTGCTTACAAGGCTTTCTCTGAGATTTCACCCCTAGTACAATTTACTAACTTCACTTCTAATCAAGCCATTCTTGAAGCCTTGGATGGATTTGATAGAATTCATATAGTAGATTTTGATATTGGCTATGGTGGACAATGGGCCTCTCTTATGCATGAGTTAGCATTTAAAGGCACGGGCTTAACACTTTTGAAAATAACCGCGGTTGTCTCCCCCTCGACACATGATCAGATAGAACTAGGCCTTGCTCGAGATAATCTTATTCAATTTGCTGGTGAAATCAAtcttgaatttgagtttgaggTTATGAGTGTTGATTCTTTGAATTCTAGTTCATGGTCTCCGTCATTTCTTACATCCGGAAATGAAGCTGTTGCAGTGAATCTACCATTTGGTTCCTTTATGAATCACCAACTATCAATTCCTTTAGTTCTTCACCGAGTCAAGCAATTGTCACCAAGGATAGTGGCGTCTGTCAACGAAGGATGTGATAGAACCGACCTTTCGTTTCCTGGCCGGGTGATCCACTCCGTTCGATCAAATTCGAGCCTGCTCGAATCTCTTGATGCCGTTAGCATGAACACCGATACCTTGCAGAAGATTGAGCGTTTCTGGATCCAACCTGGAATCCAAAAGTCCATCATGGGTCATTTTCGTGCTGAAAAACCGCAGCACTGGAGGAATGCGTTTGTGTCGTCCGGATTTACCCCGGCAACATTTAGCAATATCACCGAATCACAAGCTGAATGGGTCGTAAAGAGGACTCCGGTCCGAGGATTCCACTTAGAAAAGGACCAATCTTCCCTGGTTCTTTGTTGGCAAAAGATGGAGTTGATATCTGCTTCAGCTTGGAGATGCTAA